The Canis lupus baileyi chromosome 11, mCanLup2.hap1, whole genome shotgun sequence genome includes a window with the following:
- the TRIOBP gene encoding TRIO and F-actin-binding protein isoform X6, with the protein MGGWKGPGQRRGRAGPERRRAAERGGGGGGGGGGGGGGVPALLGPAREPLPPSCVLLPPPRGAAMTPDLLNFKKGWMSILDEPGEWKKHWFVLTDSSLKYYRDSTAEEADELDGEIDLRSCTDVTEYAVQRNYGFQIHTKDAVYTLSAMTSGIRRNWIEALRKTVRPTSAPDVTKLSDCNKENTLHGYSTQKGSLKAGEQRGCSEVISRGSPRKTDGQRQSLDYVELSPLTQGSPQRARTPARTLDRPAKQEELERDLAQRSEERRKWFEATDSRPVDTAAGEGPRRGLGAPLTEDQQSRLSEEIEKKWQELEKLPLRENKRVPLTALLNQSRGERRGPSGDSHEALEKEVQSLRAQLEAWRLQGEVPQGAHRSQEDSHIPPGYISQVDMTTVPILQTSH; encoded by the exons atgggCGGATGGAAGGGGCCGGGGCAGCGCCGGGGAAGGGCAGGGCCGGAGCGGCGGCGGGCGGCCgagcggggcggcggcggcggcggcggcggcggtggcggtggcggcggggTTCCCGCGCTGCTGGGCCCGGCCCGAGAGCCCCTTCCACCTTCCTGCGTCCTGCTCCCGCCGCCCCGGGGCGCCGCCATGACG CCCGATCTGCTCAACTTCAAGAAGGGATGGATGTCGATCTTGGACGAGCCTGGAGAG TGGAAGAAGCATTGGTTTGTGCTGACAGATTCAAGCCTTAAATACTACAGGGACTCTACCGCTGAGGAG GCCGATGAGCTGGACGGTGAGATCGACCTGCGCTCCTGTACTGATGTCACCGAGTACGCAGTGCAGCGCAACTATGGCTTCCAGATCCAC ACCAAGGATGCTGTCTACACTTTGTCGGCCATGACCTCGGGTATCCGGCGGAACTGGATCGAGGCTTTGCGGAAGACCGTGCGACCCACCTCTGCCCCGGATGTCACCAA GCTCTCAGATTGCAATAAGGAGAACACGCTGCATGGCTACAGCACCCAGAAGggctccctgaaggcaggggAGCAGCGGGGGTGCTCCGAGGTCATCAGTCGGGGCAGCCCGCGGAAGACGGACGGGCAGCGGCAGTCCCTGGACTACGTAGAGCTCTCCCCGCTGACCCAGGGCTCCCCGCAGCGGGCCCGCACCCCGGCCCGCACTCTCGACCGGCCCGCCAAGCAGGAGGAGCTGGAGCGGGACCTGGCCCAGCGCTCTGAAGAGCGACGCAAGTGGTTTGAGGCCACAGACAGCAGGCCTGTGGACACCGCAGCTGGTGAGGGGCCACGCCGGGGCCTGGGGGCCCCCCTGACTGAGGACCAGCAGAGCCGGCTCAGTGAGGAGATTGAGAAGAAATGGCAGGAGCTAGAGAAGCTGCCCCTGCGGGAGAACAAGCGGGTGCCTCTCACCGCCCTGCTCAACCAAAGCCGCGGGGAGCGCCGGGGGCCTTCCGGTGACAGCCACGAGGCCCTGGAGAAGGAG GTCCAGTCTCTTCGTGCCCAGCTGGAGGCGTGGCGTCTCCAAGGAGAGGTTCCTCAGGGTGCGCACAGGTCCCAGGAGGACAGCCACATCCCCCCGGGCTACATCTCgcag GTAGACATGACcactgtgcccattttacagacaagccACTGA